TTTCCTCTTCCTTTACTAACCATGTTAATCACCTATTTTGCTACAAATTCTGGTTTTCCAGTTCTGAAAGATTGTTTAATGTGAGATTTACCACATTCTTTACATTTAAGTCTTAAGTCTAATTTTTTAACAGGTTTGTTTCCAGCAGGTAAAGGCCTTGGATAACCTCTGTAAC
This window of the uncultured Methanobrevibacter sp. genome carries:
- a CDS encoding 50S ribosomal protein L44e — translated: MKIPKEKRTYCPHCKKHTMHEVHTAKKRKASELTWGQRQFRRVTAGYRGYPRPLPAGNKPVKKLDLRLKCKECGKSHIKQSFRTGKPEFVAK